From Paraburkholderia sabiae, a single genomic window includes:
- a CDS encoding enoyl-CoA hydratase, whose translation MTFENILVETRGRVGLITLNRPKALNALNDALMDELGEALHALDSDENIGAIVITGSEKAFAAGADIGMMATYSYMDVYKGDYITRNWEAIRSVRKPIIAAVAGFALGGGCELAMMCDIILAADTAKFGQPEIKLGIMPGAGGTQRLPRAVSKAKAMDLCLTARFMDAAEAERSGLVSRVIPAANLIDEAIAAATTIAEFPMPAVMMVKESVNRAYETTLAEGVHFERRLFHSLFATEDQKEGMAAFVEKRKPVFKHR comes from the coding sequence ATGACTTTCGAGAACATTCTGGTCGAGACACGTGGCCGCGTAGGTCTGATTACGCTGAATCGTCCGAAGGCGCTGAACGCGCTTAACGACGCTCTGATGGACGAGCTGGGGGAGGCGCTGCATGCGCTCGACTCGGATGAGAACATCGGCGCCATTGTCATTACCGGAAGCGAAAAGGCATTCGCTGCAGGCGCTGATATCGGAATGATGGCGACGTATTCCTATATGGATGTCTATAAGGGCGACTACATCACCAGGAATTGGGAGGCCATCCGATCCGTTCGCAAGCCGATCATTGCCGCGGTAGCTGGATTTGCGTTGGGAGGCGGCTGCGAGCTGGCGATGATGTGCGACATCATTCTCGCTGCGGACACCGCCAAGTTCGGTCAGCCGGAGATCAAGCTCGGCATCATGCCTGGAGCGGGCGGCACGCAGCGGTTGCCGCGGGCTGTGTCGAAAGCCAAGGCAATGGACCTGTGTTTAACGGCGCGGTTCATGGACGCCGCCGAGGCGGAGCGATCGGGATTGGTGTCGCGCGTGATTCCGGCTGCGAATCTGATTGATGAGGCAATCGCCGCGGCGACGACTATTGCCGAGTTTCCGATGCCGGCAGTGATGATGGTGAAGGAGTCGGTCAATCGCGCGTACGAGACGACGTTGGCTGAGGGAGTGCATTTCGAGCGCCGACTGTTCCACTCTCTTTTCGCGACCGAGGATCAGAAAGAGGGGATGGCAGCGTTCGTCGAGAAGCGTAAGCCTGTCTTCAAACATCGGTGA